GGACATTTATGCACGCGGTTTTGCCAAATAATCCAGTTGTGCTCATGCAAATTATTGAGTATTTACGTGCTTTTTACATGGGACGAATTGCGTTAAGTCGTTTTAATTTGTTGTTAATTGTATCTGGGGCATTTAGTGTGTTCTCGAAGCACTATGCGATAAAAGTTGGAGGTTACAATAGGCAAACCATTGGCGAGGACATGGAGTTAATTGTGCGTCTGCATCGTTATTTGCTGAAAAATAATATTAACAAAGCTATTGAATATGTGCCCGATCCAGTTTGTTGGACAGAAGCACCGGATAATTTAAAGGATTTGCAAACGCAGCGTCGACGTTGGCATCAAGGCTTGATTAGTAGCCTTATGCTGAATCGAGGGATGCTGTTTAATCCGAAGTATAAGCAAATTGGAATGATCTCAATACCGTATTATGTTTTTGTAGAACTTTTAGGACCAATTATTGAATTGATTGGTTATGTTTACGTTATTATTTCATTTGCTGTGGGGAATATTTATTGGCAATCGGCAATAATATTAACGACACTGTTTTTAATTTATAGTACGGTTATTTCGATGTTTGCTATTTTGCTAGAATCTTGGGGTATGAATACATACCCGCGCGCACGGGATACTTTAAAGTTAATGTTGTACTCATTAACTGAGTTATTTTGGTTCCGACCGTTAACAACCTGGTATCGAATTCAAGGGTTTTGGTATTATTTACGTGGCAAAAATGACTGGGGAAAATTAAGCCGCAAAGGTTTATAGAAGTTGAAAAAAGAATAGGCTGTCCAAATAGAGATTATTTTTTGGACAGTTTTTTTCATTGTGTGTAATGGTAATATGGTAGATCTTATTTTCTGTTATATGAATGTGATAACCTCTCCCCCAGAATTAATATGCCTGCCGGAATAAATTCTTCGTCATCTGTTGTGATGTTTTCATATTTCAAAGCCAGTAATTTTAGTGAGTCATTATTTCGAATGAAAAATGCAGCTCATGAAGTAATCCATGGGGTTAAGTTAAAAAAATAGGCTTTAACTGGCGATTTATGCTATGATTAAAAACGTTGATATTTATTCAGTATGTGTCTAAATGCTAGTAAATAGGATTAATTTTGAACGTCAAGCTAAAGCCTCCGGCGGATGTCACAGATTTATTAGAGGGTTTTTTCGAGCTAGCTCGAAAAAAAATCTGGACGCAATTACGTCATGGCGTAATTGATTGAAGTTAAAAGCAATCTTGGGCACAATCACTATGAAATGTAATAGATATATAAATGAAGAGTAACCTTGAAAGGATGATATAAATTATGAGTTACGAGCAAGTAAAAACCGTATCTCTACATACATTAGGGTGTAAAGTAAACCACTATGAGACAGAAGCGATTTGGCAATTGTTCAAAGAGCAAGGGTATGAACGAGTTGATTTTGATCACCAATCGGATGTCTATGTCATTAATACATGTACAGTAACAAATACAGGGGATAAAAAATCTCGCCAAGTGATTCGTCGTGCAATTCGTCAAAATCCAGACTCGGTTATTTGTGTAACAGGCTGTTATGCACAAACATCACCGGCTGAAATTATGGCAATTCCAGGCGTTGATATCGTTGTTGGTACACAGGACCGTGAAAAAATGCTTGGTTATATTGACCAATACCGTGAAGAGCGTAAGCCAATTAATGCAGTTCGTAACATTATGAAAAATCGTGTATACGAAGAGTTAGACGTACCAGCGTTTACTGACCGCACACGTGCATCTTTAAAAATACAAGAAGGCTGTAACAACTTCTGTACGTTTTGTATTATTCCTTGGGCGCGTGGCTTAATGCGTTCTCGTGATCCTGAAGAAGTAATTCGCCAAGCGCAGCAATTAGTGGATGCAGGCTATTTAGAAATCGTCTTAACAGGAATCCATACAGGTGGTTACGGACAAGATTTCAAAGATTATAACCTAGCACAATTACTGCGTGATATGGAAACACAAGTGAAGGGATTAAAACGTTTACGTATTTCTTCTATTGAAGCATCTCAATTAACGGACGAAGTAATCGAAGTGTTACAAAACTCAGAAATCGTTGTAAATCACTTACACATTCCGATTCAATCGGGTTCGGATACTGTATTAAAACGTATGCGTCGTAAATACACGATGGAGTTTTTCGCGGAACGTTTAGAAAAACTTAAAGTTGCTTTACCCGATTTAGCTGTCACTTCTGATGTAATCGTAGGCTTCCCAGGTGAAACAGAAGAAGAATTTATGGAAACATATAACTTTATCCGTGATCACAAATTCTCTGAATTACACGTATTCCCATATTCGCAACGTACAGGTACTCCAGCAGCTCGCATGGATGACCAAATTGATGAAGAAGTGAAGAACGAACGTGTTCACCGTTTAATTGCTTTAAATGACCAATTAGCTAAAGAATATGCTTCTCGCTTTGAAAATGAAGTAGTAGAAGTAATCCCTGAAGAACGCTTTAAAGATGGGAACAATGAAAATTTATATGTAGGTTACACAACCAACTACTTAAAAGTTGTCTTCGAGGGTAATGAAAACATGATCGGTCAATTAACGAAAGTAAAAATTACAAAAGCAGGCTATCCATACAATGAAGGGCAGTTTGTGCGTATATTAGAAGAACAGAATCATTAATTTAAGGCTCATCGATTGTAATTTATACAATTGATCCAATCATAAAAATTAGAGGCATCTCTTTTAGGTACAACCTATAAGAGATGCTTTTATTATGCAAAAAAATGATATTTTAAAAGGTAAGATTCCCTCAAATGATTACATTCCTTAAAAAAAATCATCTTTTCCGAATGAAATAATTGGAAAAGATGATTTGTGATAGGCAATAATTGAATAAATTCTTTGTAAATGTTAGTTTTCAGTTGGTTGTGGTTTTTTCTTCCACTCAATTCCGCTAGATACGCAACCAAATGTTACGATTAATAATAAAACAAATAATGTGTTGTGTAACCAATAAGGCATAGGGAATGCTCCTTTTCTATTTAGTTGCTGGCACTTATGGTGCGTAGTCATTATTTTAGCATATTAATGTGTATTAATCTATTATTCAATCATTCGATTATTAGTTGACGATGGAAAATCCCCATAGGTCCGTAATAGCAAATTGTACTAATAAAACTACTTTTTCGAGAAAGTAAAATAAGAGGCTCCCCATTCTTAACTTATTAAGGGAGATGCACGTATTGAATAGTGTATAAAACTAATTAATTTTAAATGTTTTCTCTTTTGATTATTTTTATAAATTTAGGGTAATAATCTTTATTGGTGTGTGTAGGGGGCGGAAAAAGTGAAGCAAAATCTTTCGAATGAAAAATTCACTAAATTATCTATCGTAGAAGTGCCAGATGGTGTTATTGGGAACATTCATCAATTTAGAAATTTTGATCCTTCTCGAATAGTACATTATGAATTGAAAAATGAGCGTTTGCTACTATTTATGGATGAAGAAATGCGTCTAGAGGCAATGGCTGAATTTCGAAGTACAGCTGAGGCCTTTCATTATGAGGTAGGGCGAGGAGTTCGTCCAGAGGTGGAGGCGTTTTATCGATTTGATTATAAAGATGATTTTTCGGAATTGTTATTTACAGTTGATCGAATTAAATATGAGCAAGATATTTCAGCGGAAATGATTGAAATGAGTATTGTCGAGGATGCAATAAAATATCAAATTTATAGCAGAAGGGCTATCCACGTACAGGTAAAATATATTGATTATGCAACAAATCAAATTTTTGTACAGCGAAATTATCCAGTGGTACGATAAACATTATGTTTTGGTTCCTATGTGTAAGAAGATTGAGTTGTCTGATAATTTATCTCTTAACAATAACATGCTAAACTATAGAGGTACGGACAACTAAATAAATATAAAGGGAGTAATTCAAAATGACTCAAAACTATGCAGCAATGATTGACCACACGTTATTAAAGGCAGAATCTACACAAAAGCAAGTAGAGCAAATTTGTGCAGAAGCAAAACAATACGGCTTTGCTTCAGTATGTGTCAATCCAACTTGGGTAAAATTTTGCTCACAGCAATTAGCTGGTACAGAGGTAAAAGTATGTACTGTAATTGGTTTTCCTTTAGGTGCTAATACTTCAGCTGTAAAGGCTTTTGAAACAAAGGATGCTATTGCTAACGGTGCTGGCGAAATTGATATGGTTATTAATATTGGTGCTTTAAAAGAGGGTAACTTTGATTTAGTTCGCGACGATATTAAAGCTGTAGTTGATGCAGCAAATGGTACACTTGTTAAAGTAATTATTGAAGCTTGCTTATTAACGAATGAAGAAAAAGTAAAAGCTTGTGAATTATCAGTTGAAGCAGGTGCTGATTTCGTAAAAACTTCTACTGGTTTCTCAACTGGTGGTGCAACAGCGGAAGATATTGCATTAATGCGTAAAACGGTAGGTCCAGACCTTGGTGTTAAAGCTTCTGGTGGCGTTCGTAGTTTAGAAGATATGCAATCAATGATAGAAAATGGCGCAACTCGTATTGGTGCTTCATCAGGTGTTGCAATCATGAATGGATTAAAGTCAGATTCGAACTATTAATTGTAATAGTTTCTGTTGACTCTTATGGAACTATGCGTTATACTACTTTAGTACACATTAGCTAGATGTTAATGTTGTATTGACGTGTGTTCGGAGGGAGGGAAAGAGAGATGTCAAAAACTGTCGTTCGCAAAAACGAATCGCTTGAAGATGCTCTTCGTCGCTTCAAACGTACTGTATCAAAATCAGGTACAATTCAAGAAGTTAGAAAGCGCGAATTCTACGAAAAACCTAGCGTAAAACGTAAAAAGAAATCAGAAGCTGCACGTAAACGTAAGTGGTAATTTCCCTGTAAATCCCTACGTTCATAACACGCAATTTTCAGATTCAATTGAGCAAATCAATGATATACCCCGCAGTTGCCTTTAGGCAACTGCGGGGTATTTGTATTATATTAGAAAGAATGCGTTTTTCGAGTAAACTCGAAAAATCTGATCGTAATTACATCAAGACATAATTGATAAAGCTAAAGCAAATCACGTATAATGAAGAGGTCTAGAAAGAATATCCGAAAAATTGAATAATTTAACTACATCTTTAATATTTTGAAACTTTTTGTTTTTTACTCCGTATAGTTAATGTACATAAAATTCGATGATAAAGAGAGGTGATTGAAAATTAAACGAACAAAAGTAGTTAGTTGGCTTTTTCTAATGGTGATGTCACTTGTCTTAGTATTTCCATCGATAACTGCCTTTGCAAAAGGGACGGTTTATGAAATATCTGTTAATGATGAAATTGAAATGGGGCTACATGAATATTTAAAACGGGGCTTTCAAGAAGCAACAAATGCTGGTGCAGATATGATTATTCTAAATATGCATACACCAGGTGGTTCTGTAAATGCAGCTGTTGAAATTGGGAAGCTTATTGATTCGACGGAAATTCCTGTAATAGCGTTTGTCAATACGAATGCGATTTCAGCTGGCGCATATATTGCACTACATGCCGATCAAATTTATATGATGTCTACAGCGACAATGGGTTCTGCTGCGCCAATCGATACATCGGGTAATACAGCTGGAGCTAAGGTGGAAAGCTATTGGTTAAAAGAAATGACAGCTGCCGCACAAAGTTCGGACAACAACCGAGATCCAAAATTCGCTCAAGCAATGGTTGTGGATACAATCGATTTGCCAGAACTAAACCAGCCAGCCGGTAAATTGTTAACGTTAACGGCACAAGAGGCTGAAAAAGTTGGGTATTCAGAAGGAACCGTTTCCTCTTTTAACGACCTTCTACAGAAATTAAATTTGGCTGATAGTGAAATTGTTCAAGTCGAACAAACATTTGCTGAAAAATTAGCGCGTTTAATTACGAATCCGATTATTGTACCAATTTTACTTTCAATTGGGAGTATTGGTTTAGTTGTTGAATTGTATTCACCTGGCTTCGGTATTCCAGGTACGATGGGGCTAGCTGCACTTGGGATGTTTTTCTTTGGGCATATGGTTGCCGGATTTGCGGGCTATGAATCATTGATTTTATTTGCGATTGGTCTGATTTTAGTTGTCGCCGAGTTAGTTGTTCCAGGGGGTATTATTGGGATAATAGGTGGTGTATTAATCATCGGAAGTATACTTTTTGCAGGGGAAAGCTTTGTTCATATGGCCTATTCAATATTAATCGCAATGATAATTGCAGGTATAGGAATGGTGATACTTATGAAATTCTTCGGGAAAAAACTTCATCTGTTCAACCGCCTTGTATTAAAAGATGCGACGACAACAGAGGAAGGCTATGTATCCAATACAAACCGAATTGAATTAATCGGCAAGCAAGGAAAGTCTATTACACCATTACGTCCTTCTGGTACAGTGGTACTAGATGGTGAGCGTCTGGATGTCGTAACAGAAGGTAGCTATGTTGATGGTGGTAAAACAGTGGAAGTTGTAAAAGTGGAAGGCTCGCGCATTGTTGTGCGAGAAATTTAAAGAGAAGGTGGAGAAGTAATATGTTTTTAGATGCAGGAACAATTTCATTAATTATCGGAATTGTAATCGTCTTTCTAATTTTAGCAGTTTTCTTCACATTTGTTCCGGTTGCACTATGGATTAGCGCACTGGCAGCAGGTGTAAGAGTAAGTATTTTCACATTAATCGGAATGCGCTTACGTCGCGTAATTCCTTCACGTATCGTGAATCCGTTAATTAAAGCGCATAAAGCAGGTTTAGAAATATCTATTAACCAATTAGAGTCACACTATTTAGCAGGTGGTAATGTT
This portion of the Solibacillus daqui genome encodes:
- a CDS encoding glycosyltransferase family 2 protein yields the protein MIDFLLYWLHEIFGVFLIFYMLLVIGIYSLMLVVAFSHLKKTHRLDKYIENTVNLQYAYSKPVSVIVPAYNEEIGIVSTIHSLLTIEYPQFEIIVVNDGSKDSTLQNVIEAFHMEQVFKTVRKQLPTEDINAIYRSKIHHNIVLIDKNNGGKADALNAGINVSQYPYFCSIDGDSILSGKSLLQVMKPIVASNGHVIAAGGSVRIANGSNFQYGTFMHAVLPNNPVVLMQIIEYLRAFYMGRIALSRFNLLLIVSGAFSVFSKHYAIKVGGYNRQTIGEDMELIVRLHRYLLKNNINKAIEYVPDPVCWTEAPDNLKDLQTQRRRWHQGLISSLMLNRGMLFNPKYKQIGMISIPYYVFVELLGPIIELIGYVYVIISFAVGNIYWQSAIILTTLFLIYSTVISMFAILLESWGMNTYPRARDTLKLMLYSLTELFWFRPLTTWYRIQGFWYYLRGKNDWGKLSRKGL
- the mtaB gene encoding tRNA (N(6)-L-threonylcarbamoyladenosine(37)-C(2))-methylthiotransferase MtaB; the protein is MSYEQVKTVSLHTLGCKVNHYETEAIWQLFKEQGYERVDFDHQSDVYVINTCTVTNTGDKKSRQVIRRAIRQNPDSVICVTGCYAQTSPAEIMAIPGVDIVVGTQDREKMLGYIDQYREERKPINAVRNIMKNRVYEELDVPAFTDRTRASLKIQEGCNNFCTFCIIPWARGLMRSRDPEEVIRQAQQLVDAGYLEIVLTGIHTGGYGQDFKDYNLAQLLRDMETQVKGLKRLRISSIEASQLTDEVIEVLQNSEIVVNHLHIPIQSGSDTVLKRMRRKYTMEFFAERLEKLKVALPDLAVTSDVIVGFPGETEEEFMETYNFIRDHKFSELHVFPYSQRTGTPAARMDDQIDEEVKNERVHRLIALNDQLAKEYASRFENEVVEVIPEERFKDGNNENLYVGYTTNYLKVVFEGNENMIGQLTKVKITKAGYPYNEGQFVRILEEQNH
- the deoC gene encoding deoxyribose-phosphate aldolase codes for the protein MTQNYAAMIDHTLLKAESTQKQVEQICAEAKQYGFASVCVNPTWVKFCSQQLAGTEVKVCTVIGFPLGANTSAVKAFETKDAIANGAGEIDMVINIGALKEGNFDLVRDDIKAVVDAANGTLVKVIIEACLLTNEEKVKACELSVEAGADFVKTSTGFSTGGATAEDIALMRKTVGPDLGVKASGGVRSLEDMQSMIENGATRIGASSGVAIMNGLKSDSNY
- the rpsU gene encoding 30S ribosomal protein S21, encoding MSKTVVRKNESLEDALRRFKRTVSKSGTIQEVRKREFYEKPSVKRKKKSEAARKRKW
- a CDS encoding NfeD family protein, whose translation is MKRTKVVSWLFLMVMSLVLVFPSITAFAKGTVYEISVNDEIEMGLHEYLKRGFQEATNAGADMIILNMHTPGGSVNAAVEIGKLIDSTEIPVIAFVNTNAISAGAYIALHADQIYMMSTATMGSAAPIDTSGNTAGAKVESYWLKEMTAAAQSSDNNRDPKFAQAMVVDTIDLPELNQPAGKLLTLTAQEAEKVGYSEGTVSSFNDLLQKLNLADSEIVQVEQTFAEKLARLITNPIIVPILLSIGSIGLVVELYSPGFGIPGTMGLAALGMFFFGHMVAGFAGYESLILFAIGLILVVAELVVPGGIIGIIGGVLIIGSILFAGESFVHMAYSILIAMIIAGIGMVILMKFFGKKLHLFNRLVLKDATTTEEGYVSNTNRIELIGKQGKSITPLRPSGTVVLDGERLDVVTEGSYVDGGKTVEVVKVEGSRIVVREI